The following proteins come from a genomic window of Flavobacteriaceae bacterium MAR_2010_188:
- a CDS encoding succinyl-CoA synthetase beta subunit, giving the protein MNLHEYQGKEILSKYGVRIQRGIVAQNANEAVAAAKELTQETGTSWHVIKAQIHAGGRGKGGGVKLAKNLREVEKIAGEIIGMQLITPQTSKEGKTVHQVLIAEDVYYPGKNEPEEYYMSVLLNRATGRNMIMYSTEGGMDIETVAEETPHLIFTEEVDPSTGLIPFQARRIAFNLGLSGTAFKEMTKFVSSLYTAYLKSDSSLFEINPVLKTSDDKIMAVDAKVTIDDNALFRHKDYMDLRDLREENPIEVKAKAVGLNYVDLDGNVGCMVNGAGLAMATMDLIKQAGGEPANFLDVGGTADAARVEAAFRIILQDANVKAILVNIFGGIVRCDRVAQGIVDAYKNMGDAIKIPIIVRLQGTNADVAKELIDNSGLDVMSATEFQEAADKVQSVLN; this is encoded by the coding sequence ATGAATTTACACGAATACCAAGGAAAGGAAATACTGAGCAAATACGGCGTGCGCATCCAAAGAGGGATTGTCGCTCAAAATGCAAATGAAGCAGTTGCTGCAGCGAAGGAACTTACCCAAGAAACAGGAACTTCTTGGCACGTTATCAAAGCTCAAATACATGCAGGTGGACGTGGTAAAGGTGGAGGAGTTAAGCTTGCCAAGAATTTAAGGGAAGTAGAAAAGATTGCAGGAGAGATTATCGGAATGCAATTGATTACTCCGCAAACTTCTAAGGAAGGTAAAACCGTTCATCAAGTTCTAATTGCAGAAGACGTTTACTATCCTGGCAAAAATGAGCCAGAAGAATATTATATGTCAGTTCTATTAAATAGAGCTACAGGAAGAAATATGATTATGTATTCTACCGAAGGTGGTATGGATATTGAAACCGTTGCTGAAGAAACGCCTCATCTTATTTTTACTGAAGAAGTGGATCCTTCAACTGGGTTAATACCTTTCCAAGCGAGACGTATTGCTTTCAACCTCGGATTATCTGGAACTGCTTTTAAAGAAATGACAAAATTCGTTTCATCTTTATATACTGCTTACTTAAAATCTGATTCATCTTTATTTGAAATCAACCCAGTTCTTAAGACGTCTGATGATAAAATAATGGCGGTAGATGCTAAAGTAACCATCGATGACAATGCTCTTTTTAGACATAAAGATTACATGGATCTTAGAGATCTTCGCGAAGAAAATCCAATTGAAGTAAAAGCTAAGGCGGTCGGTCTAAATTATGTGGATTTAGATGGTAATGTTGGTTGTATGGTAAATGGTGCAGGATTGGCAATGGCCACAATGGACCTTATTAAACAAGCAGGGGGTGAGCCAGCAAATTTCTTGGATGTTGGTGGTACTGCAGATGCGGCTAGGGTAGAGGCTGCTTTTAGGATTATACTTCAAGATGCGAATGTAAAAGCAATTTTAGTAAACATCTTTGGTGGAATCGTAAGATGCGACCGTGTAGCACAAGGAATTGTGGATGCCTATAAAAATATGGGTGATGCGATAAAAATCCCAATTATCGTTAGATTGCAAGGAACCAATGCCGATGTCGCAAAAGAACTTATAGATAATTCAGGACTCGATGTAATGAGCGCTACAGAGTTTCAAGAGGCTGCGGATAAAGTTCAGTCGGTTTTAAATTAA
- a CDS encoding Excinuclease ABC subunit B yields MRFQIKSEFKPTGDQPQAIRQLTNGIKSNDKYQTLLGVTGSGKTFTVANVIEEVQKPTLVLAHNKTLAAQLYSEFKQFFPDNAVEYFVSYYDYYQPEAYIPVSGTYIEKDLSINEEIEKMRLSTTSSLLSGRRDVIVVASVSCLYGIGNPVEFQKNVITVEREQNISRTNLLHKFVQSLYSRTEALFHNGNFRIKGDTVDIFPGYSDHAYRIHFFGDEIEEIEAFDVTTNEILERYDRLNIYPANMFVTSPDKLQGAIHEIQIDLVKQHDFFKDVGKHLEAKRIKERTEFDLEMIRELGYCSGIENYSRYLDGRSPGSRPFCLLDYFPNDYLMVVDESHVTISQVHAMYGGDRSRKENLVEYGFRLPAAMDNRPLKFEEFEALQNQVIYVSATPADYEMQKTDGVYVEQVIRPTGLLDPVIEVRPSLNQIDDLIEEIHQRVEKDERTLVTTLTKRMAEELTKYLDRINIRCRYIHSDVDTLERVEIMQDLRKGIFDVLVGVNLLREGLDLPEVSLVAILDADKEGFLRSNRSLTQTVGRAARNLNGKAIMYADTITGSMQRTIDETNYRRDKQMAYNKEHNITPTALKKNLDSVLAKNSVSTYKYEMDALKAAEPESKYLTKPELENKIRERRKLMEQAAKALDFMEAARYRDELKGYQEKLEELKVK; encoded by the coding sequence ATGCGCTTTCAGATAAAATCAGAATTTAAACCTACCGGAGACCAGCCACAAGCTATTAGACAGCTTACTAACGGAATCAAATCCAATGATAAATACCAAACCTTACTTGGAGTTACAGGTTCAGGTAAAACATTTACCGTAGCAAATGTTATTGAAGAAGTCCAAAAACCGACCTTGGTCTTGGCTCACAATAAAACGTTGGCGGCGCAATTGTATTCGGAGTTCAAGCAATTCTTTCCTGATAATGCAGTAGAGTACTTCGTTTCTTATTATGATTATTATCAACCTGAAGCCTATATCCCAGTATCGGGAACTTACATCGAAAAGGATCTCTCCATAAACGAGGAGATTGAAAAGATGCGTTTGAGCACTACTTCTTCCCTACTTTCAGGGCGTCGAGATGTGATTGTAGTCGCTTCGGTTTCATGTTTATATGGAATTGGTAATCCTGTCGAATTTCAGAAAAATGTGATTACAGTAGAAAGAGAGCAGAACATTTCTAGAACCAATTTACTGCACAAATTCGTTCAAAGTCTTTATTCGAGAACGGAAGCGCTTTTTCATAATGGAAATTTCAGAATAAAAGGAGACACGGTAGATATCTTCCCAGGCTATTCAGACCACGCTTATCGCATTCACTTTTTTGGAGATGAAATCGAAGAGATTGAAGCTTTTGACGTAACTACCAACGAGATTTTAGAACGATATGATCGACTGAATATCTATCCCGCGAATATGTTTGTAACTTCACCGGATAAATTGCAAGGTGCAATTCATGAAATTCAGATAGATTTAGTTAAACAGCATGACTTCTTTAAGGATGTTGGCAAGCATTTAGAAGCAAAACGGATTAAGGAACGAACGGAATTCGATTTAGAGATGATTAGAGAACTTGGCTATTGCTCAGGAATCGAGAATTACTCTAGGTATCTCGATGGACGTTCTCCCGGAAGTAGACCCTTCTGTTTGTTGGATTATTTTCCAAATGATTATTTAATGGTCGTTGATGAAAGCCACGTTACAATTTCTCAAGTACATGCCATGTATGGTGGTGACAGAAGCAGAAAAGAGAATTTAGTTGAATACGGTTTCCGTCTTCCCGCAGCAATGGATAACCGCCCGCTTAAGTTCGAAGAATTCGAAGCGTTGCAGAATCAAGTCATTTACGTGAGCGCGACACCAGCGGACTACGAAATGCAAAAAACCGATGGTGTGTATGTAGAACAGGTTATTAGACCTACAGGATTATTAGATCCAGTAATCGAAGTGCGACCTAGCTTAAACCAGATAGACGATTTAATAGAAGAGATTCATCAGCGAGTTGAAAAAGACGAAAGAACTTTGGTAACCACACTTACTAAAAGAATGGCAGAAGAACTTACCAAATATCTTGATAGAATAAATATCCGTTGTAGATATATTCATAGTGATGTGGATACTTTAGAAAGAGTGGAAATTATGCAGGATTTGCGTAAAGGAATATTTGATGTATTGGTTGGAGTAAACTTATTAAGGGAAGGATTGGATTTACCAGAAGTATCTTTAGTAGCAATTTTAGATGCAGATAAAGAAGGTTTCCTAAGGTCTAATCGCTCGTTAACCCAAACAGTAGGTCGTGCCGCACGTAATTTAAATGGTAAGGCAATTATGTACGCAGATACCATTACAGGCAGTATGCAACGCACTATTGACGAAACAAATTATCGACGCGATAAACAGATGGCTTATAACAAAGAGCATAACATCACGCCTACCGCATTAAAGAAGAACTTAGACAGTGTTTTAGCAAAGAACTCGGTTAGTACTTATAAATATGAAATGGACGCCTTAAAAGCGGCTGAACCAGAAAGTAAATATTTGACAAAGCCAGAACTTGAAAATAAGATTAGAGAACGAAGAAAATTAATGGAACAAGCAGCAAAAGCCTTAGATTTTATGGAAGCTGCGCGTTATAGGGATGAGCTTAAAGGTTATCAGGAAAAACTCGAAGAATTAAAAGTAAAGTAA
- a CDS encoding gliding motility-associated C-terminal domain-containing protein codes for MKKLYFILIILLVSCTLTLQAQQLNINDSFTEQQLVEDYLVQGCVEISDIQSQVNGEVNGIKSFGYFEKANSNFPFQNGIILSTGKATSGANGVINAILNDGQPTWLTDSDLESALGISGTLNATSIEFDFISISNQISFNYILASEEYFGNFPCEYSDGFALLIKRVDTNEPYRNIAVIPDTNIPVNTKTIHDEIVGFCDAENVQYFDGYNMGDTNYNGRTKTMTASADIIPNVKYHIKLVIADQTDKNYDSAVFIEGNSFNATVDLGEDITSCAENYTLYGDIGNPDATYCWYKNGSKIANETGTQLEINTSGTYKIEIVLPFLDGSCTIEDSVVMNLSSTQAAEDLTDYQICDEGNDGKEIFNLSSKTEEVLNSVPQSEYEISYHLNFADAENNSNPITQPITNATNPQEIHVRIRDIINGCLAYSTFDLIVNQKPNLQPVYDYFACDDQTNDGTVAIDLSLYDNQLTNGQKNLVVTYHRNLADANTGENPLSLPYVNNSSTEVLYANVTNYETGCTASTTVNLEVKSNPTINIEPVYIDACDQAHDGFATFDLTSIINEITNGQSGVTITFHESREDAALDLNPITDTTNYSNVTKDFQKIFIRVEDNDTGCASIRFFEIHSNLLLTGTILRDFALCDVDSGANSFDLERIADIIINEIDDVSIRFFQTEEDRDNQTNELNISADYTPVELPQFLYLILSSPTCSEYAEVELLEDPAYNFGNVSEINICSNSQDDLETIILSNFDAVLLNGEVGYQVRYYLSEDDADYDRNRLPNEYNDFSSPQSIYARISAGGSRCFDVVPFQLNIEAAPDVNVPTDIIVCDTDDDGIYTVNLDSKIPEIVNDSSTKIITFYTTLEDAETEQNPIMNSANYYTSSKEIYVSVADIAGSCSSIVSFKVYINTVPNISDVGSLEYCEYNTDGIGDFILSDKDADILNGQAGKEVLYFENAADSESGLNPINKNQAYRNSSNPQTLFYRVQNITDPNCFKTSSFSLEVGTSPRYNEPTDWFVCDDSSNDQREEFDLTSTYNEIKKGIDENLEVSFYESRNDAEKGNAPIDLVYTNIVNPQTIFVRIGNGNVCNAYTSFELNVVQVPDANMPEPLIMCDLDGDQTIVFNLEDSLIEILDVRQNNIVVSYFRNMNDLNSNSNAINNPKNFTNTSNPQTVFVRLTNTVSNCYNSVPLELKVMEPPVINKFDEQQICRTSDGTYDISEFSYYVVDTPEVWDISYYKTEAEAHAKTNDLVMPYRYQSNNDLLFIRVENNESGCYSLNPFRLKVNPLPLAVKPNNLTSCDDDYDGFLEFDLSQQSAIIMANQNPSNFRLTYHADSESAEAGTNDIGPTYEAIDGEYIYARVTNNLTGCFKITEFMIEVNPLPVVDIPDQALCPENPTLLVSANTNQTHDAYLWSTGETSPEIEISTIGNYWVTVSTPHGCETTQSFNIIQSEPANIETTETVDFSDPNNITVTISGIGNYRYQLDQNEPQDSNVFERVPIGYHTVTIIDLNGCASVSKEVLVIDTPKFMTPNGDGYWDYWHIIGVETLPGTIVNIFDRYGKQLSQLKYDDIGWDGKHNGRDMPATDYWFVADVKRGGYEFQIKGHFALIR; via the coding sequence ATGAAGAAACTTTATTTCATTTTGATTATTTTGTTGGTCTCTTGCACCCTTACCTTGCAAGCTCAGCAACTTAACATAAATGATAGCTTTACAGAGCAGCAACTTGTTGAAGATTATCTTGTACAAGGTTGTGTCGAGATATCAGATATTCAATCACAAGTAAATGGCGAGGTTAACGGAATAAAAAGTTTCGGCTACTTCGAAAAAGCCAATTCTAACTTCCCATTTCAAAACGGGATTATACTTAGTACGGGTAAAGCAACTTCGGGCGCAAATGGCGTAATTAATGCTATTTTAAATGACGGACAGCCCACTTGGCTAACGGATTCCGATCTTGAAAGTGCCTTAGGCATCAGCGGAACTTTAAATGCAACTTCCATAGAATTCGACTTCATTTCAATTTCAAACCAGATTTCTTTCAATTATATATTAGCTTCAGAAGAATACTTTGGAAACTTTCCTTGTGAATACTCAGATGGTTTTGCTCTATTGATAAAGCGAGTAGATACTAATGAGCCTTATAGAAACATCGCGGTTATTCCAGATACCAATATCCCAGTTAACACCAAAACAATTCATGATGAAATAGTCGGTTTCTGTGATGCTGAAAACGTTCAGTATTTTGATGGTTATAATATGGGGGACACCAATTACAATGGTAGAACCAAAACGATGACTGCAAGCGCAGACATTATACCTAATGTAAAATATCACATTAAACTAGTCATCGCAGATCAAACCGATAAGAACTATGACTCGGCAGTTTTTATTGAAGGAAACAGTTTTAATGCTACCGTAGATTTAGGAGAAGATATTACAAGCTGCGCAGAGAACTATACGCTTTATGGAGATATTGGAAATCCTGACGCAACTTATTGTTGGTACAAAAACGGTTCTAAAATCGCCAACGAAACAGGAACTCAATTAGAAATAAACACGTCTGGAACCTATAAGATTGAAATCGTTTTGCCATTTTTAGATGGCTCTTGTACTATAGAAGATAGCGTGGTTATGAATTTATCTTCGACCCAAGCGGCAGAAGATTTAACTGATTACCAAATTTGCGATGAGGGCAATGACGGAAAAGAAATCTTCAACCTTAGCTCTAAGACAGAAGAAGTACTTAATTCGGTACCACAATCTGAATATGAAATATCCTATCACTTAAATTTCGCTGATGCCGAGAATAATTCGAACCCAATTACGCAACCGATTACAAATGCTACGAATCCTCAAGAGATTCACGTTAGGATTCGGGATATTATAAATGGTTGTTTGGCTTATTCAACTTTTGACTTAATCGTTAATCAGAAACCAAATCTTCAACCTGTTTACGATTACTTCGCATGTGATGATCAAACCAACGATGGTACTGTTGCAATTGACCTTTCCCTTTATGACAATCAGTTAACAAATGGACAAAAAAATCTCGTAGTAACCTATCACAGAAATTTGGCTGATGCTAATACTGGAGAAAATCCTTTATCCCTGCCTTACGTAAATAATAGTAGTACCGAAGTTCTCTATGCCAATGTAACCAACTACGAAACCGGCTGCACCGCTTCTACTACCGTTAATTTAGAAGTTAAATCCAACCCTACCATAAATATAGAACCGGTCTATATCGACGCTTGTGATCAAGCACATGATGGATTTGCAACATTTGACCTTACGTCGATTATAAATGAAATTACCAACGGACAATCTGGGGTTACCATTACTTTTCACGAAAGCAGAGAGGATGCAGCTTTGGATCTCAACCCAATAACCGACACTACCAATTATTCCAACGTTACTAAGGATTTCCAAAAGATTTTTATTAGGGTTGAAGACAATGACACCGGTTGTGCATCTATAAGATTTTTTGAAATACATAGCAACCTCTTACTTACAGGAACCATTCTTAGGGATTTCGCTCTCTGTGATGTAGACAGCGGCGCAAATAGTTTTGACCTTGAAAGAATTGCTGATATTATCATAAATGAAATCGACGATGTAAGCATAAGATTTTTTCAAACCGAAGAAGACCGAGATAATCAAACCAACGAATTAAATATTTCTGCAGACTACACCCCTGTTGAATTACCACAGTTTCTTTATCTAATACTGAGCAGTCCGACCTGTTCAGAATATGCTGAAGTAGAACTATTAGAAGATCCTGCTTATAATTTCGGTAATGTTTCAGAAATTAATATATGTTCGAATTCACAAGATGACCTTGAAACTATTATACTTTCAAATTTTGATGCCGTTCTATTGAACGGTGAAGTTGGATACCAAGTTAGGTACTACTTGTCCGAAGATGATGCCGATTACGACCGTAATCGCCTTCCTAATGAATACAACGATTTTAGTTCACCGCAATCTATCTACGCTCGTATTTCTGCTGGTGGAAGTCGATGTTTTGATGTTGTACCATTTCAATTAAATATTGAAGCTGCTCCAGATGTAAATGTTCCAACCGATATAATCGTTTGCGATACGGACGACGATGGGATTTACACCGTTAATCTAGACTCTAAGATTCCCGAAATAGTTAACGATAGTTCGACCAAAATCATAACCTTCTACACTACGCTTGAAGACGCAGAGACAGAACAAAATCCTATAATGAATTCGGCTAATTACTATACTTCCTCTAAGGAGATATATGTAAGTGTTGCGGATATTGCGGGTAGCTGTTCGTCGATAGTTAGTTTTAAAGTGTATATCAATACTGTTCCAAATATCAGCGATGTTGGCAGTTTAGAATACTGCGAATATAACACGGATGGCATTGGGGATTTTATACTTTCTGATAAGGACGCAGACATCTTAAATGGCCAAGCCGGGAAAGAAGTTCTTTATTTTGAAAATGCGGCCGATTCAGAATCAGGTTTAAATCCGATTAATAAAAATCAAGCATATCGTAATTCTTCTAATCCACAGACCTTGTTTTACAGGGTACAGAATATTACTGACCCAAACTGTTTTAAGACATCTTCATTCAGCTTAGAAGTTGGTACCAGCCCGAGATATAACGAACCAACAGATTGGTTTGTATGTGATGATTCTAGCAACGACCAAAGAGAAGAATTTGATTTGACTTCGACCTATAACGAAATTAAAAAAGGAATAGATGAAAACTTAGAGGTAAGCTTTTATGAAAGTAGGAACGATGCGGAGAAAGGCAATGCACCGATTGATTTGGTTTATACTAACATCGTAAATCCACAGACCATATTCGTTAGGATAGGAAACGGAAACGTTTGTAATGCCTACACAAGTTTTGAATTGAATGTGGTGCAGGTTCCAGATGCAAACATGCCAGAACCTTTGATTATGTGTGATCTTGATGGTGATCAGACAATCGTTTTTAACCTAGAAGATTCTCTTATCGAAATACTTGATGTACGTCAGAACAATATTGTGGTGTCTTACTTCAGGAACATGAATGATTTAAATAGCAACAGTAACGCTATAAACAATCCAAAAAACTTTACCAATACATCTAATCCCCAGACCGTTTTTGTGAGGCTTACAAATACGGTTAGTAATTGCTACAACTCGGTTCCTTTAGAACTTAAGGTGATGGAGCCGCCAGTTATCAATAAATTCGATGAGCAGCAAATTTGCAGAACTTCAGATGGGACTTATGATATCTCAGAATTCAGCTATTATGTAGTGGATACACCAGAAGTCTGGGATATCAGCTATTACAAAACTGAAGCTGAAGCTCACGCTAAAACTAATGATTTAGTGATGCCTTATCGATATCAATCTAATAATGACCTTCTTTTTATTAGGGTTGAAAACAACGAATCTGGATGCTATTCCTTAAATCCTTTCCGATTAAAAGTTAATCCGTTACCACTTGCAGTTAAACCAAATAATTTAACTAGCTGTGATGACGATTACGATGGCTTTTTAGAATTCGATTTGAGCCAACAGTCAGCAATTATTATGGCCAATCAGAATCCTTCAAATTTTAGATTGACCTATCACGCAGATTCTGAATCGGCTGAAGCAGGGACCAATGATATTGGCCCTACCTACGAGGCAATTGATGGAGAATATATTTACGCTAGGGTTACCAACAACCTAACAGGTTGCTTCAAGATTACCGAATTCATGATTGAAGTAAATCCGTTACCGGTTGTAGACATTCCTGATCAAGCATTATGTCCGGAGAATCCAACATTGTTGGTTAGCGCAAATACCAATCAAACTCATGATGCCTATTTGTGGTCAACTGGAGAGACTTCTCCTGAGATAGAAATTTCAACCATAGGAAATTACTGGGTTACCGTGAGCACGCCTCATGGTTGCGAAACGACGCAAAGCTTCAACATTATTCAATCAGAACCTGCGAACATTGAAACTACCGAAACAGTTGATTTTTCAGATCCAAATAACATTACTGTAACCATAAGTGGAATTGGAAATTACAGATATCAATTAGACCAAAATGAGCCTCAAGATTCAAATGTATTCGAACGTGTTCCTATTGGCTATCACACCGTTACTATAATCGACTTAAATGGTTGTGCTAGTGTTTCAAAAGAGGTTTTAGTGATTGACACTCCTAAATTTATGACCCCAAATGGTGATGGTTATTGGGATTATTGGCACATTATCGGTGTCGAGACTTTACCTGGTACTATTGTAAATATTTTCGATCGCTACGGAAAACAACTCTCTCAACTCAAGTACGATGATATTGGTTGGGATGGTAAACACAATGGACGTGACATGCCTGCAACCGACTATTGGTTCGTTGCGGATGTGAAACGTGGCGGATATGAATTTCAAATTAAAGGACATTTCGCTCTGATACGTTAA
- a CDS encoding gliding motility-associated C-terminal domain-containing protein → MKSLILFCSIFWATVAFPQNEAANWYFGFGAGLKFDSSAGTVRSVDDGKISTYEGCASISDQNGQLLFYTDGTKVYNSQHLVMQNGSGLYGDSSSSQSAIIAPKPDEPNIYYIFTVDNFLDNINYGLNYSVVDIRLNNGLGGIIEKNVNLLRLSTEKITVVQKNCITGELWLVTLASENGTTNNYNTYHAFEISADGINTTSVKSTFTMGPQGNGVNDLRGYLVLSPDGSKLASANMTNGLYTYDFDALTGVVSNQTTLNLDNRAINPYGLAYSPNNRFLYVHASNDYFNSYSFLENNNPANHYSILTQFDLESTSIQNSATIIDQQNLYRGALQLGPNGKIYRALSATYDEGLPYLGVIDRPNEDGQAANYINNAVSLAPNKSAQGLPPFIQSLFNTDIDIIQNGTDSSTLTICEGETYTLNTPSIPDATYSWSFNGKDLKESSNELLVSEPGQYSLYVDPNNGECPLQGDAYVIYQDLPSSTDVELIQCDIDGNGDGLTTFNLNEALPLIIESNTNLEVNFFLSYDRAEDGESPLDAGNFQNTSNPQVLYAKALDLESNCYNISKVTLRGSVVSINQKTLSVCDNDGANDGFYSFNLNNLNEEILSNNPADSEVAYYQTSADALLEINPLGLNYINSVEGEEVIYSRVENSDGCLGITSVRLIVNELPIVEEESEVLYCLNFYPATITLDAGLGAQSASLFSYQWSTGETTQTIEVNEIRTFSVVITNNNGCSSTRTIRVNPSNIATITNIKVEDASNDNTILISVSGEGDYEYSLDEADYFQTETKFTDVVPGLHTVYVRDRNECGVVEQIVSVIGFPKFFSPNGDGFNDTWKVEGITASFQAQTIIHIYDRYGKLLKELNPTSNGWDGTFNNQLLPATDYWFSVRLEDGRFFTDHFSLKN, encoded by the coding sequence ATGAAATCGTTAATCCTCTTTTGCTCAATTTTTTGGGCAACTGTCGCCTTCCCTCAAAATGAAGCAGCCAACTGGTACTTCGGGTTCGGTGCAGGGTTAAAATTCGATTCTTCAGCCGGAACGGTGCGATCGGTGGATGATGGAAAGATTTCAACTTATGAAGGCTGCGCTTCTATTTCAGACCAAAACGGACAACTTCTTTTTTACACTGATGGTACCAAAGTTTATAACAGTCAACATCTTGTGATGCAAAATGGCTCTGGACTTTACGGCGATTCTTCAAGCTCACAATCTGCCATTATCGCACCTAAACCAGACGAACCAAACATCTATTATATTTTTACCGTCGATAATTTTTTGGATAATATCAATTATGGTCTTAATTATTCCGTGGTTGATATTAGGTTGAACAATGGTCTCGGTGGCATCATTGAGAAGAATGTAAATCTTCTTAGGCTTTCTACAGAAAAAATAACGGTAGTGCAGAAAAATTGTATAACCGGCGAATTATGGCTGGTAACTTTAGCCTCAGAAAATGGAACGACAAACAACTACAATACCTATCATGCCTTCGAGATTAGCGCGGACGGAATAAATACCACCTCGGTTAAATCGACTTTTACAATGGGACCCCAAGGAAATGGAGTAAATGATTTGCGGGGATATTTAGTTCTCTCTCCGGATGGAAGCAAACTTGCGAGCGCTAACATGACGAATGGTCTCTATACTTACGATTTTGATGCGCTTACTGGCGTCGTTTCCAATCAGACGACGTTGAACCTGGACAACAGAGCCATTAATCCTTACGGTCTAGCCTATTCGCCAAACAATCGCTTTCTTTATGTCCACGCATCCAATGATTATTTTAATAGTTACAGCTTTTTAGAAAATAATAACCCGGCTAATCATTATTCAATCCTTACTCAATTTGATTTGGAAAGTACTTCCATTCAAAATAGCGCTACCATAATCGACCAGCAAAATCTATATAGAGGAGCACTTCAACTGGGTCCAAACGGGAAGATATATAGAGCCCTAAGTGCAACTTACGATGAAGGTCTTCCGTATCTCGGGGTAATCGATAGACCTAATGAAGACGGGCAGGCTGCTAATTACATCAATAATGCCGTTAGCCTTGCTCCAAATAAAAGCGCCCAAGGTCTTCCTCCTTTTATACAATCACTTTTTAATACGGATATTGATATCATTCAAAACGGAACAGACAGTTCTACCTTGACCATTTGTGAAGGAGAAACTTATACTTTAAATACGCCGTCTATCCCAGATGCTACTTATTCTTGGAGCTTTAATGGGAAGGATTTAAAAGAAAGCAGCAATGAATTATTGGTTTCAGAGCCTGGACAGTATTCACTTTATGTAGACCCAAACAATGGCGAATGCCCATTACAGGGCGATGCCTATGTAATTTATCAAGATTTACCCTCATCGACCGATGTTGAGTTAATTCAATGCGATATTGACGGAAACGGCGATGGTCTCACTACTTTCAATTTGAATGAAGCCTTGCCCCTGATTATTGAAAGCAACACCAATTTAGAGGTCAATTTTTTTCTTAGCTATGATAGGGCGGAAGATGGCGAATCGCCTTTAGACGCTGGTAATTTCCAAAACACGTCCAACCCACAAGTCTTATACGCGAAAGCTTTGGACTTAGAATCTAATTGTTATAATATCAGTAAGGTGACCTTACGGGGCTCGGTGGTGTCTATCAATCAAAAAACGTTGTCGGTATGCGATAATGACGGTGCAAACGATGGATTTTATTCATTCAACCTTAATAATTTGAATGAAGAAATCTTGAGTAATAATCCGGCAGACTCCGAAGTCGCCTATTACCAAACTTCGGCAGATGCACTTTTAGAAATTAACCCTCTTGGCTTAAATTATATCAATTCAGTTGAAGGTGAAGAAGTTATTTATTCAAGGGTTGAGAATTCTGATGGATGTCTTGGAATCACTTCGGTTCGATTAATCGTGAACGAACTCCCGATTGTCGAAGAAGAAAGCGAAGTTTTATATTGCCTGAACTTTTACCCCGCGACTATAACACTAGACGCCGGACTAGGCGCACAAAGTGCATCTTTGTTTAGCTACCAATGGTCAACCGGCGAAACGACCCAAACTATTGAGGTGAATGAAATCAGAACATTTTCAGTAGTAATCACCAATAATAATGGCTGTAGTAGCACGAGAACCATTCGGGTAAATCCTTCAAATATTGCAACAATTACCAATATTAAAGTTGAAGATGCGTCGAACGATAACACGATACTCATTTCAGTTTCAGGGGAAGGCGATTACGAATACTCATTGGATGAGGCAGATTATTTTCAAACGGAAACTAAGTTTACCGACGTTGTTCCTGGTTTGCACACCGTTTATGTACGAGACAGGAATGAATGTGGCGTGGTTGAACAAATAGTCTCAGTCATTGGATTTCCAAAATTTTTCTCGCCCAATGGTGATGGCTTCAACGATACTTGGAAGGTAGAAGGAATCACAGCAAGTTTTCAAGCTCAGACCATAATCCATATCTATGATCGTTACGGAAAATTGCTTAAAGAACTAAATCCTACCTCTAATGGATGGGACGGAACTTTTAATAATCAGCTTCTCCCTGCGACCGATTATTGGTTCTCGGTGAGACTTGAAGATGGTCGTTTCTTTACTGATCATTTTTCACTCAAAAACTAA